The Ignatzschineria rhizosphaerae genome contains a region encoding:
- a CDS encoding branched-chain amino acid ABC transporter permease, protein MFELILQALFSGVLLGGSYALIALGLAIVFGNMKIVNLAHGELVLLAAYLAYASETILGAHPLLAIPLAMIVVCGLSVVIYLLVNLIKSDRELNSLLLTYGCAIVLTNGILLIWKSDVHSSANAWFQDALVIGNLFSMNSEWVFFLISIVLLLVGAWWLKKSWYGRAVRAVSNNRDAAKLMGINPRVTEIVSFIIAGVLASFAGVALFSTSFIQPEIGNSLTIKAFIITVLAGIGSIHGVLLAAILLGVVESLTITLFSSSLQELTGMGLFLLVLFVMPNGLFGGKRRMA, encoded by the coding sequence ATGTTTGAATTAATATTACAGGCACTCTTTTCAGGAGTATTGCTTGGGGGTAGTTACGCGCTTATTGCGCTTGGTCTAGCCATTGTTTTTGGGAATATGAAAATCGTTAACTTAGCCCATGGTGAGCTAGTGCTTTTAGCTGCCTATCTTGCCTATGCAAGTGAGACGATTTTGGGAGCGCATCCGCTCTTAGCTATTCCTTTAGCGATGATTGTGGTGTGCGGTTTATCGGTTGTGATTTATCTATTAGTGAATTTGATTAAATCAGATCGAGAGCTCAACTCCCTCTTACTCACTTATGGCTGTGCGATTGTTTTAACTAATGGCATCTTACTCATCTGGAAATCAGATGTGCATTCCAGTGCAAATGCATGGTTTCAAGATGCACTAGTGATAGGTAATCTCTTTAGTATGAATAGTGAGTGGGTATTTTTCTTAATTAGTATTGTACTGCTTTTAGTGGGTGCTTGGTGGCTTAAAAAGAGTTGGTATGGACGTGCTGTGCGTGCTGTATCTAATAATCGAGATGCGGCGAAATTAATGGGAATTAATCCTCGTGTCACAGAAATTGTCTCTTTTATTATTGCCGGTGTTTTAGCTTCATTTGCCGGAGTTGCGCTTTTTAGTACAAGCTTTATTCAGCCAGAGATCGGCAATAGTCTGACGATTAAGGCATTTATTATCACGGTGTTAGCAGGTATTGGTTCGATTCATGGTGTGTTATTAGCCGCTATTTTATTAGGCGTTGTAGAGTCTTTAACCATTACGCTATTTAGCTCATCTTTGCAGGAATTAACCGGAATGGGATTATTTCTCTTAGTGCTGTTTGTAATGCCTAACGGTCTATTTGGTGGGAAAAGGAGAATGGCATGA
- a CDS encoding integrase core domain-containing protein, whose amino-acid sequence MNIHRKTKLTPFHREEIWRLHHQEKFTVTYLAERFMVSRPTIYKVLKQGRLNLFVPLASKNERYRTIKYGIKRLAKIEKSIEEKLKKRAKRYNKNYPGEMVHVDTKRLPLLKGDLKNRTREYLFVGIDDFSRELYAGIYPDKSQFSAAEFLRWDLLEQCPYTVECTYSDNGREYKGTSEHAFVEMCLTHKINQKFTKPACPQTNGKAERVIRTLMEMWHNQEEFISSDDRKKKLKRFLNYYNTVKPHKGINGLTPYEVLENYFNTEV is encoded by the coding sequence ATGAATATCCATCGAAAAACAAAATTAACGCCGTTTCATCGAGAAGAGATTTGGCGATTACATCATCAAGAAAAATTTACCGTAACCTATCTAGCTGAGCGTTTTATGGTAAGCAGACCTACGATCTATAAAGTACTAAAACAAGGTAGATTGAACTTGTTTGTGCCATTAGCTAGTAAAAATGAACGTTATAGAACAATTAAGTATGGCATTAAACGTCTTGCAAAGATTGAAAAATCTATTGAAGAGAAACTTAAAAAGAGGGCTAAACGTTATAACAAAAACTATCCTGGCGAGATGGTCCATGTGGATACTAAACGGCTCCCTCTTTTAAAAGGGGATCTTAAAAATCGCACTAGAGAGTATTTATTTGTAGGAATTGATGATTTTTCAAGAGAACTTTATGCCGGTATTTATCCTGATAAATCACAGTTTAGTGCTGCTGAATTTCTTCGATGGGATCTGTTAGAACAGTGTCCCTATACTGTAGAATGCACCTATTCGGATAATGGTCGTGAGTATAAAGGTACATCAGAACATGCCTTTGTCGAAATGTGTCTAACACATAAGATTAATCAAAAGTTTACAAAGCCAGCTTGCCCTCAAACGAATGGAAAAGCAGAAAGAGTCATTCGAACACTCATGGAAATGTGGCATAATCAGGAGGAGTTTATCAGTTCAGATGATCGGAAAAAGAAGCTAAAACGATTTTTGAACTATTACAACACAGTAAAACCTCATAAGGGTATTAATGGTTTAACGCCTTATGAAGTTTTAGAAAATTATTTTAACACTGAAGTGTAA
- a CDS encoding branched-chain amino acid ABC transporter permease, translating into MINRKQVVLGIITLLIGYLILPVIFRNNYYILSSLIAALTIGGIATAWSLLSNLGGMMSFGHAGFFGVGAYASAILSMQYGIPIFMSILLAAAFTAFISIAMMPALKLSGPYFALSLLAYAHIFRIIATEWRGMTGGAGGITGIPPLPTIFGIDFSSNVMSYLLILTIVTAFVGIYYLISKSNYGLALKAMGESETATRVVGVNSLWLKASMLLVSAFMTGIIGAFSAHYINYLEPMFAFDADWTLIPIIAAICGGYRTLTGPVVGAIIIYLLDQLVFKNIIQTGHQILLGGLLIIMIIYRPSGIVGLIFRKNREVKHA; encoded by the coding sequence ATGATTAATCGAAAACAAGTTGTATTAGGGATTATTACCTTACTGATTGGTTATTTAATATTGCCGGTCATTTTTAGAAATAACTATTATATTTTAAGCTCTTTGATTGCGGCATTAACCATTGGAGGAATTGCAACGGCGTGGTCTTTGTTAAGTAACCTAGGCGGGATGATGAGTTTTGGGCATGCTGGTTTCTTTGGGGTCGGAGCTTATGCTTCTGCTATTTTAAGCATGCAATATGGCATCCCGATCTTTATGTCGATCTTATTAGCGGCAGCTTTTACGGCTTTTATCTCCATTGCGATGATGCCAGCCCTTAAATTGTCAGGGCCTTACTTTGCACTCTCTTTACTTGCTTATGCGCATATTTTTAGAATCATCGCAACAGAATGGCGAGGGATGACGGGGGGCGCAGGAGGTATTACCGGTATTCCGCCACTACCTACTATTTTTGGGATTGATTTTAGTAGTAATGTCATGAGCTATCTTTTGATCTTAACGATCGTCACAGCTTTTGTTGGCATCTATTATCTCATTAGTAAAAGCAACTATGGTCTTGCCTTAAAAGCGATGGGGGAATCAGAGACGGCAACACGTGTTGTGGGCGTTAATAGCCTTTGGTTAAAGGCGAGTATGTTATTAGTTTCTGCTTTTATGACCGGCATTATAGGGGCATTTAGCGCACACTATATTAATTATCTTGAGCCGATGTTTGCCTTTGATGCAGATTGGACATTAATCCCGATTATCGCCGCAATCTGTGGAGGTTATCGCACCTTAACGGGTCCTGTTGTCGGAGCAATTATTATCTATCTATTAGATCAGCTTGTCTTTAAAAATATTATTCAAACAGGGCACCAGATTCTTTTAGGGGGACTTTTAATCATCATGATTATCTATCGCCCAAGTGGCATCGTGGGATTAATTTTTAGAAAAAATCGTGAGGTGAAACATGCTTAA
- a CDS encoding ABC transporter substrate-binding protein, with protein MRGIYTRISRMAMLGLMIAAPSLLFAKDRTELQVGAVISLTGQNARGGTGMHEGMQTAVKIYNERQSKYRVRLITVDDESAPAKVIAGIAQLSSQKVLAIAGGATSDLVAPAASTANKVDMVYITSGGTSEEFVQQGYRNFFRINNTFGYVKAMTGLFEQMGVKKLSVVYSTQKSTYELARDVTKVMEEIGVEVELHPFDPAIRDFKPVVNKVKLLDKPDVINVLGYENDYIGFLRAARILKPNVEAIVGVWQIANAKMASEFPDLVQHISGTEMLPYPVQFTDDEGIAFEKAFKELFNNKSPDYLNEYGYVQTILLIEAIERAAEKGDLSTKAISHEMRQTDRVTLTGRVVFEDNGDNPYFMPNIGQHQNGKVVLVYPDEASNGEMVKPGVPW; from the coding sequence ATGAGAGGAATCTATACTCGCATAAGCCGCATGGCTATGCTTGGATTAATGATTGCCGCCCCTTCGTTACTCTTTGCAAAGGATCGCACAGAGTTACAAGTTGGCGCCGTAATATCATTAACAGGGCAAAATGCTCGAGGTGGAACGGGAATGCATGAAGGCATGCAAACAGCTGTAAAAATTTATAATGAGCGGCAATCTAAATATCGTGTGCGGTTAATCACTGTTGATGATGAATCAGCACCAGCTAAAGTCATCGCCGGCATTGCACAATTATCATCACAGAAAGTTTTAGCAATTGCGGGTGGTGCAACGTCTGACTTAGTGGCGCCTGCTGCCTCTACCGCTAATAAAGTAGATATGGTTTACATTACTTCAGGCGGCACCAGTGAGGAGTTTGTACAGCAAGGGTATCGTAATTTTTTTAGGATCAATAACACCTTTGGGTATGTGAAAGCCATGACAGGGTTATTTGAGCAGATGGGGGTTAAAAAACTCTCTGTTGTCTATTCAACGCAGAAATCGACCTATGAGCTGGCACGTGATGTAACTAAAGTGATGGAGGAGATTGGCGTTGAAGTTGAGTTGCATCCTTTTGATCCTGCCATTCGGGACTTTAAGCCCGTTGTTAATAAGGTGAAATTATTAGATAAACCAGATGTTATCAATGTTTTAGGCTACGAGAATGATTACATTGGATTTTTAAGGGCCGCTAGAATTTTAAAACCCAATGTAGAAGCGATCGTGGGTGTTTGGCAGATTGCAAACGCAAAGATGGCAAGTGAATTCCCCGATCTTGTGCAACATATCTCAGGGACAGAAATGCTCCCCTATCCTGTGCAATTTACAGATGATGAGGGCATTGCCTTTGAGAAGGCTTTTAAAGAACTATTTAATAATAAAAGCCCAGATTATCTCAACGAGTATGGCTATGTTCAAACAATACTATTAATTGAAGCGATTGAGCGCGCCGCTGAGAAGGGTGATCTTTCAACAAAAGCGATTTCTCATGAAATGAGGCAGACAGATCGCGTGACTTTAACTGGGCGAGTAGTGTTTGAGGATAATGGCGACAACCCCTATTTTATGCCCAATATTGGTCAGCATCAAAATGGGAAAGTTGTTCTTGTTTATCCTGATGAGGCATCAAATGGCGAGATGGTTAAGCCTGGCGTGCCTTGGTAA
- a CDS encoding CaiB/BaiF CoA transferase family protein: MGNLSALNGIKVLDLSRVLGGPFAGQVLADHGAEVIKIEPPMGDETRMWGPPFKEGSAAYFSGINRNKRGMALDLRTEEGREILLKLLATTDVLIENFKIGTLEKWGIGFKEVLSKKFPRLIQCRISGFGEDGPLGGLPGYDSIIQAMSGLMSVNGTKESGPIRVGLPIVDMVTGMNAVIGILMALQERERSEQGQFVEASLYDSGMTLLQPHIPNYLWSGELPQLTGSAHPNIAPYDTYETKTSQIFIAVGNDRQFQKLCEVLAADEISKDARFKDNASRSKNREALKQLLEKYLSHHDGREISETLIHQGVPCSSILNVAEIIDHPHTKHSEMIVSIGDYQGIGSPIKLSRTPASYRLAPPKFGEESLSILQEEGFSSKEIKALQEKEIIK; encoded by the coding sequence ATGGGGAATTTAAGTGCTTTAAATGGCATTAAGGTATTAGATTTAAGCCGTGTATTAGGGGGCCCATTTGCAGGGCAAGTACTTGCAGATCATGGCGCTGAGGTGATTAAGATTGAGCCACCCATGGGTGATGAAACGAGAATGTGGGGGCCTCCTTTTAAAGAAGGGAGCGCGGCTTATTTCTCAGGGATTAATCGTAATAAGAGAGGCATGGCATTAGATCTTCGAACTGAAGAAGGGCGAGAAATCTTATTAAAGTTATTAGCCACCACGGATGTCTTAATCGAAAACTTTAAAATTGGAACACTAGAAAAATGGGGCATTGGTTTTAAGGAAGTATTATCAAAAAAATTTCCAAGATTAATACAATGCCGGATTTCTGGATTTGGAGAAGATGGTCCTTTAGGGGGATTACCCGGATATGACTCTATTATTCAAGCGATGAGCGGTTTGATGAGTGTTAATGGGACTAAGGAGAGTGGTCCTATTAGAGTTGGGCTCCCGATCGTAGATATGGTGACGGGAATGAATGCTGTGATAGGGATATTAATGGCATTACAAGAGAGAGAGAGAAGTGAACAAGGACAGTTCGTAGAGGCTTCTCTTTATGATAGTGGGATGACGTTGTTACAACCCCATATTCCTAATTATCTATGGTCGGGAGAGCTTCCTCAATTAACTGGTAGCGCGCATCCTAACATCGCCCCTTATGATACTTATGAGACAAAGACGAGTCAGATTTTTATTGCTGTTGGCAATGATCGTCAGTTTCAAAAGTTATGTGAGGTATTAGCAGCAGATGAAATTAGCAAAGATGCGCGTTTTAAAGATAATGCCTCTCGCTCTAAAAATCGTGAAGCGTTAAAGCAACTGTTAGAAAAATATCTCTCTCATCATGATGGAAGGGAGATTTCAGAGACGCTTATTCATCAAGGCGTACCTTGTAGCTCGATATTAAATGTTGCCGAAATCATTGACCATCCTCATACAAAGCATAGTGAGATGATTGTCTCAATCGGAGATTATCAAGGGATAGGCTCGCCCATAAAATTAAGTAGAACGCCGGCAAGTTACCGTTTGGCGCCTCCTAAATTTGGGGAAGAGAGTCTTTCAATTTTACAAGAAGAGGGTTTTTCATCAAAGGAGATTAAAGCTTTACAAGAAAAAGAGATTATTAAGTAG